The following coding sequences are from one Rattus norvegicus strain BN/NHsdMcwi chromosome 11, GRCr8, whole genome shotgun sequence window:
- the Mcm4 gene encoding DNA replication licensing factor MCM4 yields MSSPASTPSRRSSRRGRVTPTQSLRSEESRSSPSGRRRGEDSSTGELLPMPTSPGADLQSPAAQNALFSSPPQMHSSAIPLEFDVSSPLTYGTPSSRVEGTPRSGVRGTPMRQRPDLGSARKGLQVDLQSDGAAAEDTVASEQSLGQKLVIWGTDVNVATCKEHFQRFLQCFTDPLAKEEENVGIDITQPLYMQRLGEINITGEPFLNVNCEHIKSFGKNLYRQLISYPQEVIPTFDMAVNEIFFDRYPDSILEHQIQVRPFNALKTKSMRNLNPEDIDQLITISGMVIRTSQLIPEMQEAFFQCQVCAHTTRVEMDRGRIAEPCTCVHCHTTHSMALIHNRSLFSDKQMIKLQESPEDMPAGQTPHTVVLFAHNDLVDKVQPGDRVNVTGIYRAVPIRVNPRVSNVKSVYKTHIDVIHYRKTDAKRLHGLDEEAEQKLFSEKRVKLLKELSRKPDIYERLASALAPSIYEHEDIKKGILLQLFGGTRKDFSHTGRGKFRAEINILLCGDPGTSKSQLLQYVYNLVPRGQYTSGKGSSAVGLTAYVMKDPETRQLVLQTGALVLSDNGICCIDEFDKMNESTRSVLHEVMEQQTLSIAKAGIICQLNARTSVLAAANPIESQWNPKKTTIENIQLPHTLLSRFDLIFLMLDPQDEAYDRRLAHHLVSLYYQSEEQVEQEFLDMAVLKDYIAYAHSTIMPRLSEEASQALIEAYVNMRKIGSSRGMVSAYPRQLESLIRLAEAHAKVRFSDKVEAIDVEEAKRLHREALKQSATDPRTGIVDISILTTGMSATSRKRKEELAEALRKLILSKGKTPALKYQQLFEDIRGQSDTAITKDMFEEALRALADDDFLTVTGKTVRLL; encoded by the exons ATGTCGTCCCCGGCATCCACCCCAAGTCGCCGCAGCAGCCGACGCGGACGAGTCACCCCAACCCAGTCGC TTCGAAGTGAGGAAAGCCGATCATCTCCCAGTGGGAGACGTAGAGGCGAAGATTCTTCCACCGGAGAGTTGCTGCCAATGCCCACCTCACCAGGAGCAGACCTGCAGAGCCCAGCTGCACAGAATGCCTTGTTTTCCAGCCCTCCTCAGATGCATTCTTCAG CTATTCCTTTGGAATTTGATGTTAGTTCGCCATTGACATATGGCACTCCCAGCTCTCGAGTGGAAGGAACCCCAAGAAGTGGGGTGAGAGGCACACCCATGAGGCAGAGGCCAGACCTGGGCTCAGCACGAAAGGGTTTGCAGGTGGATCTGCAGTCTGACGGA GCAGCAGCAGAAGACACAGTAGCAAGtgaacagtctctaggccaaaAGCTTGTGATTTGGGGAACAGACGTGAATGTGGCAACATGCAAAGAACATTTTCAG AGATTCCTTCAATGTTTTACTGATCCTCTggccaaagaagaagaaaatgttggCATAGATATTACGCAACCTTTGTACATGCAACGACTTGGAGAG ATTAATATTACAGGAGAGCCATTTTTAAATGTGAACTGTGAACACATAAAATCATTTGGCAAAAACTTGTATAGACAGCTCATCTCCTACCCACAG GAGGTTATACCAACCTTTGACATGGCTGTCAATGAGATCTTCTTTGACCGTTATCCTGACTCCATCTTAGAACATCAGATTCAAGTCAGACCTTTTAATGCATTGAAGACAAAGAGTATGAGAAACTTGAATCCAGAAG ACATTGATCAGCTCATCACCATCAGTGGCATGGTTATCAGAACGTCACAGCTGATTCCCGAGATGCAGGAGGCCTTTTTCCAGTGCCAAGTCTGTGCCCATACCACCCGGGTAGAGATGGACCGAGGCCGAATTGCTGAGCCCTGCACTTGCGTACACTGCCACACTACCCACAGTATGGCACTGATCCACAACCGTTCACTATTCTCTGACAAGCAGATG ATCAAGCTTCAAGAGTCTCCTGAAGATATGCCTGCTGGGCAGACACCTCACACTGTTGTCCTTTTTGCCCACAATGATCTTGTAGACAAGGTTCAGCCAGGGGACAGAGTGAATGTCACAG GCATATATCGAGCAGTACCTATTCGAGTTAATCCAAGAGTGAGCAACGTGAAGTCTGTCTATAAAACCCACATTGATGTCATCCATTATCGGAAAACGGATGCAAAACGTCTGCATGGCCTTGATGAAGAAGCAGAACAGAAACTTTTTTCAGAGAAACGTGTGAAATTGCTTAAGGAACTTTCCAGGAAGCCAGATATTTATGAGCGGCTTGCTTCAGCCTTGGCTCCCAGCATTTATGAACATGAAGATATAAAAAAG GGAATCCTACTTCAACTCTTTGGTGGAACAAGGAAGGATTTCAGTCACACTGGAAGGGGTAAATTCCGTGCTGAGATTAACATCCTTCTGTGTGGTGACCCTGGCACCAGCAAGTCCCAGCTGCTACAGTATGTATACAacctggttcccagaggccagtACACATCTGGAAAAGGCTCCAGTGCAGTTGGCCTCACAGCCTATGTGATGAAAGACCCTGAGACCAGGCAGCTTGTCCTCCAGACAGGTGCCCTTGTACTGAGTGACAATGGCATATGTTGCATTGATGAGTTTGACAAAATGAATGAAAGCACAAGGTCCGTGCTGCATGAGGTCATGGAACAGCAGACTCTGTCCATTGCAAAG GCTGGGATCATCTGTCAGCTCAATGCACGAACCTCTGTCCTGGCAGCAGCAAACCCTATTGAGTCCCAGTGGAACCCTAAAAAAACAACCATTGAAAATATCCAACTACCACACACACTGTTGTCAAG GTTTGATCTCATTTTCCTCATGCTAGACCCTCAAGATGAGGCATATGACCGACGCCTAGCCCACCACCTGGTTTCATTGTACTACCAAAGTGAGGAGCAGGTGGAGCAGGAGTTCCTGGACATGGCAGTGCTGAAAGACTACATTGCCTATGCACATAGTACTATCATGCCCCGGCTGAGTGAGGAGGCCAGCCAGGCTCTCATTGAG GCTTATGTAAACATGAGGAAGATCGGGAGTAGTCGGGGGATGGTTTCTGCTTACCCTCGACAGCTAGAGTCATTAATTCGCTTAGCAGAAGCCCATGCTAAAGTAAGATTTTCAGACAAAGTTGAAGCAATCGATGTGGAAGAGGCAAAACGCCTTCACCGGGAGGCTCTGAAGCAGTCTGCCACTGACCCTCGCACTGGCATTGTGGACATATCTATTCTTACTACAG